The Triticum urartu cultivar G1812 chromosome 6, Tu2.1, whole genome shotgun sequence genome includes the window aaggctgcgtgggccaagtgtgggaggggaccagccccaggtgggctggtgcgcccccccaccaaggcccaaggcgcgtggagagtgggaagggggcaaaccctaggtccagatgggccattaaggcccaccctagggcgcccctCCTCTCCTATTTAATTTATACCTCTTACCTTTTCTTTTTTATTCCCCCCCCTTGGCGCCACCCTTAGATGGTGTATGGGCTGCCGTGCCGAGGCGCGGATAGGgatggaaccctagatgggggcgcagctccctccccccccccctttttccccccccccaaccccccccccttttttcTCCCCCCCTTTTTTCCCATCCCGAGCCGTCATTACGTCCGCGGTCGGCGCACCGAACGCGCTCCCCATTCTTTCTCGCCTTCCTTTTCCCGCACCCctaccctagatgggggcgcaccctcccctcccctatatatacttgaggtattgggggctggccaacacatgatttgatcttcctcttggcgcagccctacctctctccctcctcgtctctcgtagtgcttggcgaagccctgctggagtctcgcgctcctccaccaccaccacgcctcgtgctgctgctggacgaagtcttccccaacctctcctctccccttgctggatcaagagcgggagacgtcaccgggctgtacgtgtgttgaacgcggaggcgccgttgttcggcgttagatcggaatcgaccgcgatctaaatcgctgcgtgtacgactccaccaacgttcttgcaacgcttccgcttagcgatctacaagggtatgtaggtGCACTCCCcttcctctcgttgctagattactccatagattgatcttggtagatgcgtagaaaattttaaatttctactacgatccccaacagaCGTGGCGGAGGACGGGTGATGTGGATCAATGGGCGGGCCGGCGCGCGAGCGACGGCTATGATTGGCCGCCGCATGGCGCGAGGCCGCCAGGTCGGGGCAATGCAGGTTTCCCGGTCGGAGCAGGGCGGTGACGGCCGATGCTGGGCAACGGGCGGACGGCGACTGGCCCTGATGGGCCGCCGCGGCGCGCATGGCCGCCGGGTCGGAGGAGAGGCCGGCTGGTCGCGCCGGGGTGGAGTAGAGGCGCATGGGTCGACGGCGACGCGGGCGACGCAAACCGATCAAGATTTCATCGAAAAACCAAAAAGGAAAACGCCGATCAAAACGACCAACGAGAGAGCGAAAAAACCCGGAGCAAAGGCTCGGAAAAAAGACTCTCTAGGGCAACCGGCCAACACGGCCGGGACGAACCCTAGATACAGGCGGCGCGGCCCCCGGCGGCGATCATGGTGGCCGACCGCCCGGGAGGCGGCGCGCAGGTGCGCAAGCGGCGGCGCCTAGGGTTTGAATTATGATTAGgctgataccatgttagaaggaAGGGATAGGATTGATGAAATTGTTCGTTGTATTGCTTCAGCCTCGTGGGTATATATATAGAAGTACATGATCTATttggagtacaagacaagccAGAATACTTTCTAGTTTATCCTATATTTTCTAATACAATCACATTACTCAACAAATACCTAAGTCTATCTTAAAAGTTCTCATCACAAGTCCCGTTGGTTGTATTGTAGAGATAATGACACACTTGATACTTCCTTAATTTGTGTTGTATGGTCTCTAGTCTCTACACATGTTCATTATCCTGTCCTGCCGTATTTCATCTTCTGAAAGTTTCCCGGTTACAATTTCTGAATTATTCTTGCACAACTTCCTAGTATGCTTCTTCGAATGGATATTGATCCCACCATGTGACTGCCCTATAACTGGTTTTATTCAGTACACGCTACGTGATACGTAATTTTGGCACCAGGACCAACATATACTAAGAAGACTAGGCCCGTAAGGGTTCGATTTTTCTAGGTTTTTTGGAATTTTGTTTACCCCTGCTGATTGAGCGACACGTGTGCACGGTGGCTTTCGTGAAATGGTTGATTGCTCTCTTGGTTGCTCACTTGGACTGTGCATGTTTCTTCTAAAGGTGCATGGGCTTATATTGTCTCATGTGAAAAGATGGTATGAGTCTGCATGGGCTGATTTTGTCTCATGTGAGAAAAAAATATTAGCTGCATGGGATGTTGTATGGGCTGGTATATGTGTGCTGCTACATggctcatgcatgcatgcatgtgtccACCTTTGACCATGTTTGGAGTTCGACGTTTGCACATCGTTTGTGTTCTGGGTCCTTCTTTGCTTGCCTATAAGTAGCTCCTTGTGTGTTCTTCTCTTATGTGTCAAACCACTCCTCACCTATAGGCCCATCTCTCCTCCTGATGCTGCCCTCCAGTCTCCACCCAAGATCCCATGGTGCACCTGGTTGCCGCTCCGTCTGGCCGGCCGGGAGGTGCGTGCAAGCTACACCATGAATCAGGAGAGCCGCATGCCATCGTCTTCTCATGATCTTCCTCGGTCCGGCTCTGTCCCTGGCCTCCAAGGCGGATACATGGTGGTGGCCTTCCCATAGTCCAAGGTGGCACGCCTGCAGTTGGCATGGATAGCTCGCTGCCCTGCCGCTCTCCATCCTAATCGACTCCCCTCGGTCTTCCCCAACTTCGGCCCCGGCAACAGGTCCCTTCATCTCCCTTTCCTCTCCTCTGGTGTGTGTGGTTTCCTTGTACGAGTAGACGAGTTATTAGTACTAAGAATTTCACAATCTAAAGTGTGCATATGCTAATAAATTCCCTTCATATCAATAAGAAGAATGCCTCAGCATTGCGCCGCAAGGTGCTGGACACAAATTTGGGCGTCCAGCTCCTTGTGTGAATGTGCAAGGAATTCGGAACCTGCATCTTTAATATGACATGGTATATTTATTCTTAATCTCTCCATTACGTTTTGTGTTCCATTTTTCTCGATGGAAGTAATTGTGGTTTAATTTCACATGGTTTTTAAACAAATAAACACATGATGTGCTGAATAGCTGACATGCAGAGGAAATGGTACAGCTTGATGACTATTTTACTACTAAATTATTCTCAGGTATTTATTGTTCCTTTTGTGATAGTTTTCTCTCTCCTAAAAATAAAATGAATCATTTTTAATTCTTTGAACAAGTTTGCCTAAAGTAGGGCGCTCAGCATTAGGCTCAATTTCTTTTAGAAGCTTCGCAAAATCTGCTCTTGTACTAAAGAAATCTAATGTAGATTTGTTAGCCTTATAGGGTACTATATGCTGAACACATGATATTAAATATACAAAAATTGCACTGTGAAGTGAGTATGTATATACTATCCACACAGGATTGCCATTTTGGAGATGTTGCTGGGATCATCATGGATTGGGATGCATTCTGATAATAAGATATTAGGTATTGATATGTGATATGTATGTCACACTTGACTTCATCATCCTTTGTTTTTAGATGTATTCTTTAGGCATACGTTAATGTGGTAGCTTGGTCATATTCTATAGCTAATTTAGTCACTAAATACTCGGATTTTTTCCCGACTCCCATTATAAAGAACTTCCACTTGCCATGAGTCTTACAGTCAAAAAAATATATGGTAGCATCAGAAGTTGTCCCCATCAGATAGAACACTGCCTAATAGATTCATTCTATTACTGTATAGCCATGGTGACAAAAATATTCAGATAACAAGAAACAATTCTGTCAAATATTCTCAGCGGAGATACTGTTGCGGTCTATAAGAAAAAAATGTTAATTATTTAATTAAACAGAAAACTATGTTATTTATACCAACAGATGCTAAACAATCAGACTACCTGACACaaaagtatatatatatacattaGTTAAATTTCATTCCAAAAATAGATGATGTAGTGGTAGATGTTAATCGTACAAGAACACGAGGATGACAAACATAAATTAATCACATATATTATCATCACAGGTCGATCTAACTGGTGGTAGTTATTCTTTGCACTGAAAACAAAGTGGAATCAAACGATTCAAACAACCAAAAAGAAGGAAACAAAGGATGCTTACGGATCTGAATGAGTTAGGGCGCTCCACTACTTGCAAGTAGATCCAGCGACTCAATGGCAGAGCTACTCTCGGCGACGCCAGGAAGCCACCCTGGTTCTACCCGGAAGTCATCACTGAAATTACAACAAGAAATATGAAGTAATTAGCATTTTTTTTCCATGGACATATGACCGCCGGCCAGTTGCCTTTGTGCTCATGCCGGTGTTGTACCAATGAATTGACTCCATCACTGTAGCGACCTGGAAGAACATCATTGACTCCATCACGCCCTGGAAGAATCAACTGTTTGTGGAATTGGGAATTTCTTCTCCGATGAGAGAAATGTTTAGTACGTCTCCAAATCACTTCACTGTCCTGCCGGACAAAGATGAGTTTAATATGGCCCGTCGACACAGAGAAGGCCTGCTATCACATACCGCTTATTGGGCTGTAACATTAGTCTCATTCCAACGCCACATATCCAAcaaagaagcttataccaaagaGAAATCTACAAATTGGATGATTGATCCCTATGAAATTGATGTTACACATATTTTATTTCAAAAAGGGGATTACCCGGGCCTCTGCATCAAATGATGCACACATTCATATTATTAAACATAAATCAAGTTCCAAACACGGAGTTCCAGACTTATTTCATCAAGTAGTTTTCTTGTATTTGAACTCAATTCCTTCAATTTCTCTGAGCCGTGAGCTTATATCAGCGGTGAGCTCATCTACATTCTGCGTTGTGAACTCATTTAGTTTTATCTATGAACTCATTAGGTGAACTCATCACGGTTTTTTGGCAGATGTGAACTTATTTCACATTCATCTATGAATCATTGTTGAAGTGTCTGTATATCTCTCCCATGCCAATATACAGAAATTTGAGGTCTACATACTTTTGCCACTTCTACCTACAATTCCATTGCTGTCTTTGAATAAGCTATAGCAAGTGCAACAAAACagattgcaacaagtagcttatggACTAAAATTTGTGGTATTATTCATTTGTCGTATTGTCGCTCAGTTCATCCTGGTTGTGAAGCTAAACGTGACATGCTATTCTTGACGTAATTTCCAAATTGCAATCCATAATCAAGCAAAAGACTACAATAAATGTGACTTACATGTTGCTTGCATTCAACACCTTCAGGACCTGCACACGCATCCATCTCCTCCTCCGGCCGTTGCTGCCATTAAGCCACTTACTCAGGACCTACACAAGGCATCCACCTTATCTTCAGCACCAGTC containing:
- the LOC125516277 gene encoding uncharacterized protein LOC125516277; protein product: MPARATVVRRRCSSMSVGAGAARPRLADTYTSHRSLPRVLPHARARQRSSPRVLSKWLNGSNGRRRRWMRVQVLKVLNASNIDDFRVEPGWLPGVAESSSAIESLDLLASSGAP